The following proteins come from a genomic window of Haliaeetus albicilla chromosome 23, bHalAlb1.1, whole genome shotgun sequence:
- the CYSLTR1 gene encoding cysteinyl leukotriene receptor 1 has protein sequence MTALFDNLSCHHSIDDFRNRVYSTLYSMISIMGFVGNGVVLYVLIKTYRQKTAFQVYMLNLAVSDFLCVCTLPLRVIYYVHKGNWFFSDFLCRISSYALYVNLYCSIFFMTAMSFFRCIAIVFPVQNINLVTEKKAKFVCVGIWIFVTLTSAPFLRNGTYQYGNKTKCFEPPEDSQKTNLVVILDFIALFVGFIFPFIVITICYTMIIRTLLKNSLKKNQANRKKAVWMIIIVTATFLVSFTPYHILRTVHLHVLRLKNASCEDAIYLQKSVVVTLPLAASNCCFDPLLYFFSGGNFRKRLTTFRKASSSSLTQAFRKKFSIKEKDEEPFGESHRENGKAAVAPS, from the coding sequence ATGACTGCACTGTTTGATAACTTGTCGTGCCACCACTCCATCGACGACTTCCGAAACCGAGTCTACTCCACGCTCTACTCCATGATCAGCATTATGGGCTTTGTCGGCAATGGCGTTGTGCTGTACGTCCTCATAAAAACATACCGGCAGAAGACGGCCTTCCAGGTGTACATGCTGAACCTTGCCGTGTCCGACTTCCTCTGCGTGTGTACCCTGCCCCTGCGTGTCATCTACTATGTCCACAAAGGGAACTGGTTCTTCAGTGACTTCCTATGCAGGATCAGTTCGTATGCGTTGTACGTCAACCTGTATTGCAGCATATTTTTCATGACTGCGATGAGCTTCTTCCGTTGCATAGCCATCGTTTTTCCAGTCCAGAACATCAATTTGGTAACGGAGAAGAAGGCTAAGTTTGTCTGCGTCGGCATCTGGATTTTTGTCACCCTCACAAGCGCTCCCTTCCTGCGAAACGGGACGTACCAATATGGCAACAAGACCAAGTGCTTCGAACCCCCAGAAGACTCTCAGAAGACAAATCTAGTTGTGATCCTGGATTTTATTGCCCTATTTGTGGgcttcatttttccatttattgtCATAACTATCTGCTACACAATGATCATAAGGACCTTACTGAAAAATTCCTTGAAGAAGAACCAGGCTAACCGCAAGAAGGCGGTCTGGATGATCATCATCGTGACGGCCACCTTTCTGGTGAGCTTCACCCCGTACCACATTCTGCGTACGGTTCACCTCCACGTGCTGCGGCTGAAGAATGCCAGCTGCGAGGATGCCATATACCTACAGAAATCGGTCGTGGTAACGCTCCCCTTGGCAGCTTCCAACTGCTGCTTTGACCCTCTTCTCTATTTCTTCTCGGGGGGCAACTTTCGGAAGAGACTTACCACGTTTAGGAAggcttcttcctccagcttaACACAAGCCTTCAGGAAAAAGTTCTCCATAAAAGAGAAGGATGAGGAACCCTTTGGAGAAAGCCATAGGGAGAATGGAAAGGCAGCCGTGGCCCCTTCATAA